A genomic window from Silene latifolia isolate original U9 population chromosome 11, ASM4854445v1, whole genome shotgun sequence includes:
- the LOC141611568 gene encoding putative pentatricopeptide repeat-containing protein At1g03510, whose translation MYCSDEGFVIRSLNHFTSTKNLKEVKKLHGHLLRRGSFFSSFSIFTKLIFSCTSIQSHKSNQILTSFFSSMNFCNPLPFNMLLADFCQNGLPVSAIKTCSLMHTHGIPLDTYALCSSLTAASSVKAVSFGKQVHAHLGKSGWSSSVFLGSAVVGLYSRSLFINDAEKAFIEIPMKNSFCVNALLAGYSEAKLWARGIEMIRQMPQLSLNYDYFTLTAALCACAGLYATSLGKQVHGYVLRTTSGLETDIVLLSSLIEMYGRCGSIVKALQVFNLSGLEFGLKQKRDVVLWTSMLGLYGRNGNYPEVIRLYHDMLREGVRPDKVAFVTVISACAHTGQVDLGLSYFKSMKNDFNLEPGQEHYSCLVDLLSRAGELERALEVVSAMPCKGHDTCVSLWGALLNACKERGNISLAKMVVKKALELDPQNAGVMALLSNTYAKLGMWDETEALTILMKEQGMKKDAGCSWV comes from the coding sequence ATGTATTGCAGCGATGAAGGGTTTGTCATTCGCTCACTCAACCATTTTACTTCAACGAAAAATCTCAAAGAGGTGAAAAAACTTCATGGACACTTGCTTCGAAGGGGgtcattttttagttcatttagcATCTTCACCAAACTTATTTTCTCATGCACTTCTATACAGTCTCATAAAAGCAACCAAATCCTTACGAGCTTCTTCTCTTCCATGAATTTTTGTAATCCATTACCCTTTAACATGTTACTAGCTGATTTTTGTCAAAATGGGCTCCCTGTTTCGGCAATTAAGACGTGTTCTTTAATGCACACTCATGGCATTCCATTGGATACTTATGCACTATGTAGTTCTTTAACTGCTGCGTCAAGTGTTAAAGCAGTAAGTTTTGGTAAGCAAGTCCATGCCCATTTAGGGAAGTCAGGTTGGTCATCTAGTGTATTCTTAGGGAGCGCTGTTGTAGGTCTTTATTCTAGGTCACTATTTATTAATGATGCTGAGAAGGCATTTATTGAAATTCCGATGAAGAACTCATTTTGCGTCAATGCACTTCTAGCTGGCTATAGTGAAGCCAAGTTGTGGGCCAGAGGAATTGAAATGATTAGACAGATGCCTCAGCTCAGTCTGAACTATGATTACTTCACTCTAACAGCAGCTTTATGTGCCTGTGCCGGGCTCTATGCAACTAGCTTAGGTAAACAGGTCCATGGCTATGTGCTCCGCACAACCTCTGGCTTAGAAACTGATATAGTCCTCCTGAGCTCATTGATCGAAATGTATGGTAGGTGTGGCTCCATAGTTAAAGCTCTGCAAGTTTTTAATTTATCTGGACTTGAATTTGGTTTAAAACAAAAGAGGGATGTTGTTTTGTGGACCTCAATGCTAGGGTTATATGGCAGAAATGGGAATTATCCAGAAGTGATTAGGCTCTATCATGACATGTTAAGGGAAGGTGTGAGGCCTGACAAGGTAGCCTTTGTTACTGTGATATCAGCTTGTGCTCACACTGGTCAAGTTGACCTTGGTCTCTCGTATTTTAAATCCATGAAAAATGACTTCAACCTTGAACCTGGACAAGAGCACTATAGTTGTTTAGTTGATTTGCTTTCTAGGGCTGGTGAGTTGGAGAGAGCATTGGAAGTTGTCAGTGCGATGCCGTGCAAAGGGCATGACACATGTGTCTCattatggggagcattgcttaATGCCTGCAAAGAGCGAGGCAATATTTCATTGGCTAAGATGGTTGTTAAGAAGGCGCTTGAATTGGATCCTCAAAATGCAGGAGTTATGGCTCTACTGTCAAACACATATGCTAAGCTTGGCATGTGGGATGAGACTGAGGCCTTGACGATTCTGATGAAAGAGCAAGGGATGAAGAAAGATGCTGGTTGTAGCTGGGTATAG